Proteins from a single region of Phycisphaeraceae bacterium D3-23:
- a CDS encoding transposase — protein sequence METCRSPWTVMRVAHDVATRTLPEYASPFSRHDFTLAQLFACLVAREMMKLSYRKAEALLNDTDWCARLGMAKVPDASTLCRAFETIVGLTQANRMLDLIIGVMKTRGFTGDTLALDSTMFDTHPRSRHYERRCRRHASDDKNTIRQRRSDTAKRLPKLAVGIDTRTHLIASAVAKTGLGSDAPDFVPLLVDGDRRLLVTHVLADAGYDSGRNHYLARDRLGVRSWIKAKVGRPARPRWPATDPYRRSMQRELAGTQQGRRYGQRAQVETVMSMLKRNLGDAPRARTRHAREMALLLKVLVHNLMIVRRRRGSQQSLSDTVFPETRKRYPTGSVATLRMFGACSICAPGFERLHDTGWKPADRHGR from the coding sequence ATGGAAACCTGCCGATCGCCATGGACGGTGATGCGGGTGGCGCATGACGTGGCGACGCGGACGCTGCCCGAATACGCCTCGCCGTTCAGCCGACACGACTTCACACTGGCGCAGTTGTTCGCGTGCCTGGTGGCGCGGGAGATGATGAAGCTCAGCTACCGCAAGGCGGAGGCGTTGCTCAACGACACCGACTGGTGCGCCCGGCTGGGGATGGCGAAGGTGCCCGATGCCTCGACGCTCTGCCGCGCGTTCGAGACGATCGTTGGATTGACGCAAGCCAACCGCATGCTCGACCTGATCATCGGCGTGATGAAGACGCGCGGCTTCACCGGCGACACGCTGGCGCTCGACTCGACGATGTTCGATACCCACCCGCGCAGCCGGCACTACGAGCGGCGGTGTCGTCGCCACGCGTCTGACGACAAAAACACTATCAGACAAAGGCGATCCGACACCGCCAAACGCCTGCCCAAACTGGCGGTCGGTATCGACACGCGGACGCACCTGATCGCCTCGGCGGTCGCGAAGACCGGCCTGGGCAGTGATGCGCCCGACTTTGTGCCGCTGCTGGTCGACGGCGACCGGCGTCTGCTCGTGACGCACGTGCTGGCCGACGCGGGCTATGACTCGGGGCGTAACCACTACCTCGCGCGGGACCGGCTGGGCGTGCGTTCATGGATCAAGGCCAAGGTCGGCCGGCCCGCCCGGCCCCGATGGCCCGCGACCGACCCGTACCGCCGATCCATGCAGCGCGAACTCGCCGGGACACAACAAGGCAGACGCTACGGCCAACGGGCGCAGGTCGAGACGGTGATGAGCATGCTCAAACGCAACCTCGGCGACGCCCCGCGCGCCCGAACCCGTCACGCCCGGGAGATGGCCCTGCTGCTCAAAGTCCTCGTCCACAACCTGATGATCGTCCGGCGAAGGAGAGGGTCGCAACAGAGCCTGTCGGATACCGTTTTCCCAGAAACGAGAAAACGGTATCCGACAGGCTCTGTTGCGACCCTCCGGATGTTCGGCGCTTGTTCGATTTGCGCTCCCGGCTTCGAGCGGTTACATGATACGGGATGGAAACCTGCCGATCGCCATGGACGGTGA
- a CDS encoding prepilin-type N-terminal cleavage/methylation domain-containing protein — MRNKQAFTLVELLVVISIIALLIAILLPALGAARRSAQQTREMSASHMVLLANRMWIDEHKGRLFPTTDYTPNYNVRNDHGDIIWNASTHSGDAGAYTGYSWRLAPYFDYNLEGALLINGQEAILDQYNPASPTYYNYLTNLVPSLGINYNMDLPYHASLNPDPLNKEAQVQSPSHLLVTASARSYVFPEYASGNRDVREPTGTYDPNPAMANTFGNLDLRWNLKAVVGHLDGHTEMLGEQDILDAPGLWDGTPR; from the coding sequence ATGCGCAACAAACAAGCCTTTACCCTGGTCGAACTGCTCGTGGTCATCAGCATCATCGCGCTGCTGATCGCCATACTCCTTCCCGCGCTCGGTGCCGCAAGGCGCAGCGCTCAGCAGACCCGCGAGATGTCCGCGTCGCACATGGTCCTGCTCGCCAATCGCATGTGGATCGACGAGCACAAGGGGCGGCTATTCCCGACCACCGACTACACCCCGAACTACAATGTCCGCAACGATCACGGCGACATCATCTGGAACGCATCGACCCACTCCGGCGACGCCGGCGCCTACACCGGCTACTCCTGGCGGCTCGCGCCGTACTTCGATTACAACCTCGAAGGCGCGCTGCTCATCAACGGGCAAGAGGCGATCCTCGATCAGTACAACCCCGCGTCGCCGACCTACTACAACTACCTGACCAACCTCGTCCCCTCGCTGGGCATCAACTACAACATGGACCTGCCCTACCACGCCAGTCTCAACCCCGACCCGCTGAACAAAGAGGCCCAGGTCCAGAGCCCCAGCCACCTGCTCGTGACCGCGTCGGCACGCAGCTACGTCTTCCCCGAGTACGCCAGCGGCAACCGCGACGTCCGCGAGCCCACGGGGACCTACGACCCCAATCCGGCGATGGCCAACACCTTTGGCAACCTTGACTTGCGATGGAACCTCAAGGCCGTCGTCGGCCACCTCGACGGCCATACCGAGATGCTCGGCGAACAAGACATCCTCGACGCACCCGGCCTCTGGGACGGCACGCCGCGATAG
- a CDS encoding PEP-CTERM sorting domain-containing protein (PEP-CTERM proteins occur, often in large numbers, in the proteomes of bacteria that also encode an exosortase, a predicted intramembrane cysteine proteinase. The presence of a PEP-CTERM domain at a protein's C-terminus predicts cleavage within the sorting domain, followed by covalent anchoring to some some component of the (usually Gram-negative) cell surface. Many PEP-CTERM proteins exhibit an unusual sequence composition that includes large numbers of potential glycosylation sites. Expression of one such protein has been shown restore the ability of a bacterium to form floc, a type of biofilm.), producing the protein MKKLTRTVLAVCAAGLLGSAAQAQVTTDPYLFESPSFGAADGTFEWDTFAGAFAGPHAADVGSAGMGAASLTPGVFTPVPMDGPPFGLVTGSSNLYSGGNTGSYDIELTGLADAEAFTTVVLQIAYIPGEVPFATSLQLNGSDATERVDRGTANGVLHGLVGSPNDTTYLWAQWQVAAGEDYVISFDTANHTNLAAVRIDYINDAAVVDAVAAGAVPEPTGLALLIGGAALCTARRRR; encoded by the coding sequence GTCACGACCGACCCGTACCTGTTCGAGTCACCGTCCTTCGGCGCGGCGGACGGCACGTTCGAGTGGGACACCTTCGCAGGCGCATTTGCCGGCCCACACGCCGCCGACGTCGGCAGCGCCGGCATGGGCGCCGCGTCGCTCACGCCCGGCGTCTTCACGCCCGTCCCGATGGACGGCCCGCCGTTCGGCCTGGTCACCGGCTCGTCGAACCTCTACTCCGGCGGCAACACCGGCAGCTACGACATCGAGCTCACCGGCTTGGCGGACGCCGAGGCGTTCACCACCGTCGTCCTCCAGATCGCCTACATCCCTGGGGAAGTGCCCTTTGCGACTTCGCTCCAGCTCAACGGCAGCGACGCGACCGAACGGGTCGACCGCGGTACGGCCAACGGCGTGCTGCACGGCTTGGTAGGCAGCCCCAACGACACGACCTACCTCTGGGCCCAGTGGCAGGTCGCGGCGGGCGAGGACTACGTCATCAGCTTCGACACCGCGAATCACACCAACCTCGCGGCGGTCCGGATCGACTACATCAACGACGCCGCCGTCGTTGACGCGGTCGCCGCCGGTGCAGTCCCCGAGCCCACAGGCCTCGCGCTGCTCATCGGGGGCGCGGCGCTGTGTACCGCCCGCCGTCGGCGCTAA